The genomic segment CCACCGTGCAGTCGTCCATCGCCTTCACATCGGTGGCCCGGGGCAACGTGCCCGCTGCGGTCTGCAGTGCGAGCCTGTCGAATCTGCTGGGCGTGTTCATCACGCCGCTGCTGGCCGGCCTGTTGATCTCGACCCAAGGCAGCGCCGGCGTGTCGCTGGACGCGGTGACGTCCATCTTTCTCGAGATCCTGCTGCCGTTCGTGCTCGGCCAGGTCGCACGCCGCTGGGTCGGTGGGTGGGTGGCTGCACACCCGAAGCTGGTGAAGTTCGTCGACCAGGGTTCGATCGTGCTGGTGGTCTACGGTGCGTTCAGTGCGTCCGTCCATGAAGGGTTGTGGCAGCAGCTGCCGCTGAGCGCGCTGATCGTGCTCGCGGTGGTGGTGACCGTTCTGCTCGCGATCGTGATGCTCGTGACCTTCGCCATCGGGCGACGTTTTTTCGCCCGTGAAGACGAAATCGTTTTGCTGTTCTGCGGCTCGAAGAAGAGCCTGGCCAGTGGTATTCCCATCGCCAAGGTGCTGTTTGCCAGCGGCACGCTCGGCAGCGTCGTGTTGCCGCTGATGCTGTTCCATCAGATTCAGCTGCTGGTCTGTGCCTACGTTGCGCGCCGCTACGGACTCGCCGCCGATGCCGCGGACGCGGCGCGCGCCGGCAAGACCGCGCCGGTGGCCGGGCGCTCCTGAGCGCGGACCGGGCCATCGCCGGTTCCGTGCACGAACAAACGATCGCCCGGCGCAGCTGGGGGATTGCGGCGATCGCGTTCGTCGGCGGCGTCGGTGGCGGCGCGGTGTTTCCGATTCTGCCCGTGATCGGACGGGATCTGGGTATCTCGGGTTTCATGATCGGGCTGATCCTGTCGGCCAATCGCATCACCCGGCTCGGCTTCAACCCAATTACCGGCAGCCTGCTGGACCGTTTCGGGGCACGCTGGCCCGTCACGGCCGGTTTGGTGATCGAAGCCGCAGGCACGCTGATGTTCTCGATGGCGCTTTCTGCCTCTCACCCCGAGGCATGGTTTCTGGCCGGGCGGATCGTATGGGGTATCGGCTCGTCGTTGCTGCTGGTCGGCGCGCTGGCCGCGATCATGGCGGTCGCCCCGGCGGCCCGTCGTGGCGGCATGACCGCGCGTGTGCGTACCGCGGTCAGCCTGGGCCTGCCGGCGGGCCTGGTCATCGGTGGACTGGTGGCCGATCGCATTTCGGTCAACGCCGCCTTTCTGACGGCCACCGGCCTGAGTCTCGTCGGCGCGGTGGGGGCGCTGTTCCTGCTGCCCGATCGGGCGCGCATCGAGCAGGCGCCGCCGACCACGCGAGGCCGCGGCAGCCCACGCGTCCAGGCATGGCGCGAGCTGCTGGCCATGCCCACGCTGCGAATCATCTTCGCTGCCAACGCGCTGCTGTTCTTTACCGTATCGGGCGTGCTGCTGGCTACCGTGGCATTGCTGGTCGACGCACGCGGCCTGTATGTGTTCGGGCTGGGCGCCGAAGGCAGCAGCGGCCTGCTGATGGCCGTGTTGATGGCCGCACGCGCGACCAGCGCGCTGGCCAGTGGCCGCTATCTGGATCGCAGCGCCCGGCGTACTGGTCTACTGCTGCCGGCCATGGGGTTGCTGGCCGCCGGATTCGTTGCCCTGGGTCAGGCGAGGCACCCGGGCATGGCCGCGCTCGGATTGCTCGTCATCGGGGCGGGTGCCGGCGGATTGACCATTCCCATGATCACCCTGCTGGGCGATATCGCGCCGCGTCCGCTGCATGGACGGGCGTTGTCGATCTACCAGTGGTCCAGCGATTTTGGCGGTGCCCTGGGCCCAGCCGCCGGTCTGGAACTCGGGCGCTGGCTGGGCTTCGGCTGGACCTATGCGGTGATGGGCGTGGCCGTCCTGAGTATGGCGTTTCCGCTGCGCTGGCTGGCGGCGGGCGAACCCAAGCGCCCTGGTTAACCAGCCACGGCATCGGCCTCGATCGGCATCTGCTCGACGATCCGGCCTGTGGCGTCCACGAATCGTGTTTCGGCTTCTATGCCGTGACCGGTGATGTTGAGCATCAGGTGGTGGCGACGGGTGCCGGCCTGCTCGATACGGGGAACCCGCGCACAGTTGAGAAAAAGCGTCTGGCCGTCGTCGACCGCGGTTCGGCGCCACTGACCCGTATGCTTGCTGCGATGGTGCATGTGCCCGGCCAGTACGGCACGCACCCGGCGGCCGGTCGCCCTCGCATGGGTGATCGCGTCGCGCAGGTCCGGATCGCCGAAATCGCCGTGGTCGGGGTTGAAGTCGCAGCCGAATATATCCGCCGGCGTTGTACCCAGACCGGCCGGGCCGTTATGAGCCAGCAGAATCAGATCCCGCGGGCTATCGTCGACCAGGCGTTTGAGACGCTCGGCGCTACTCTGGAAATCGTGCACGCCGTAGTGGCGTTTCAGATAGTGACGATAATAGAACCGGTCCGGGCCCATCGCATGTGGCCGAGCCACGATCAGCCCCAGATCGTCACCGAGCCGGGCGAGGGTGTAACCGCCCAGGCGCACCGGCGCCATGGCCCGCTCCATGCGTCGCACCCGGCGTGCCATGCCCAGGGCGCCGATTCGCTGCACCAGCCGGCGCCGCTTGATCTCGGCCAGCAGCTGGGTCAGCGTCACGCCATCGTGGTTGCCGGCAATCGCCCAGGCCGGCGTGGTCAGGCCCGACAGGCGCCGGGCCACCGGCGTGGCGGCGGTTACACGGGCGAAGTCACCCACGAACAGCAGCATGTCGTAGCCGGCCGTGTTGAAGAACGCGGTATCGGCCGCGTCCCAGCAGCCGTGAATATCGCCGATGACGCCGAATTTCATGCCTGTCTTTTACGGGCATGCATGGCTGCGGTCAAACCCTGCACCGGGCCGTGTCTGTTCGGCCGCCGGATGCTGCGGCGATCCGTCGCATGGTCGCTGGTCCGTGGCGTGGCTAAGGTGGCGGTTTTGATTTGCAGGGGGCGGTATGCGAGGTATCGGATGGTTGATCGGGCTCGGCGGGCTGGCGATCGTTGGGCCTGCCTCGGCACAGACGGCCGCGCCTGGAACGAGGGCGGGCCAGACGGGCCTGGCCCCGATCGCAGTGGTCTCCGACCGGCCGGAGGGACGCTCGATTACCGCCAATCCACCCGTGCAGGCGGCGGATACCGCGGCTGCCCTGCAGGACGTGCCGGGGGCCGCACTGCTCGATAACGGGCGGGTCAGCGGCCAGGCTCAGTATCGAGGCCTGTCAGGCTATCGCAACAACGTACGTATCGACGGCATGGGCATCGACAGCGGGGGGCCCAACTGGATGGACCCGCCGCTGCACTATGCCCCGGCGGCGCTGGTCGAGCGGGTTCGGGTGACGCGCGGCATTCCATCGGTCGCCGACAGCGTCGATGCGATCGGCACCGTCGTTGAAGCCGAGACCGATCGCGGCGATTACGCTGCCGACGATCGACTGAGTTTCGGCGGCCGGCTCTCGTCGACCATCCGCAGTGTCGATAACGGCCACAGTGTAGGGGGGCGGGTACAGGCGGCCAGCCGCCGGACCAAGGTTGGCCTGTCCGGCGCGACCGACCGCGCCGGCGATACCCGCACACCGTTCGGCCGGATTCGCGCATCGAGCGTGGCGCGTGACCAGTACGGCCTGGATTTCGGTCATCGCAGCGGCCTCGGTGAGACCACCGGTTTCGTTCGTCATCAGGATACCGGCCGCACCGGCACGCCGTCTCTGCCGCTGGATATCGAGTTCTTCGATACCACGCTGGCCCAGCTCGGCCATCGTGCGACCCTGGGCCGGACCACGATCGAGACCCGGGTGTCGTTCGACCATGTCGATCACCGCATGACCAACTTCGAGCTGCGTCGGCCGCCCGACTTCAGTCCGCTCAACGGCACGGCGGCCGATCGCCGATTCATCGATGCGCGCAGCCAGGGTTACGGCGCCGAGGTCGATATCGATCATCGCCTGTTCGGGGGCACGCTGTCCGGCGGCTTCGATACGCATCTGGCCCAGCATGATGCGACCGTCGGCAACCCGGACAATCCGATGTTCTTCGTCGATGCGTTCGATGCCATCCGGCGCGACTACTACAGCGGCTATACCCAGTGGGCCGGCCCGCTGACCGGCCGCTGGACCGGCGAGCTGGGCGCGCGCTATACGCACGTGGTCATGGACGCCGGGCCAGGCGGCGTGGCCGCCGGTCTGCCGCGGCCGGCGCAGAATCTGGCGGCCGGATTCGCCAGCGCGGACCGGCACACGACCGACGACAACGTCGATGTGGTCGCCCGGCTGGCGCGCGGCTTCGGCCAGCGCTGGACCGGTTATCTCGGGCTCGGGCGCAAGACCCGCTCGCCGTACTATATCGAGCGCTATGCTTATATCCCGCTCGAGGCGACCGCCGGGCTGGCTGATGGCAACAATCATGTCGGCGATATCGGACTGGCGCCCGAGGTGGCCTACGAGATCAATCTGGGCACGGATTTCGAAGGCCAGCGGCTGACGTTTTCGCCGCAGTTGTTCTATCGCCGTGTCAATGACTACATCACCGGCGTGGCCGTGGACGACACGCCGGGCATCGTTGACAGCGATGTCGAACGGGTGAGCGCAGTCAACGGCGATCCGACGCCGCTGCGCTATGCCAACGTCGAGGCCGAGCTCTACGGCGCGGACCTGTCGGCCGGCTACGCGCTCGCCCCGACCTGGCAGCTCGAAGGCGGCGGTGGATACACGCGCGGCCGGCGGGTCGACACCGGCGACGACCTGTATCGTATCGCGCCGGCCAATCTGCGGGCCAGACTCATCTGGTCGCCGACCGACTGGAGGCTGGCGCTGACCCAACGCTATGTCTTCGCCCAGCACCGGGTATCCGAGACCCATGCCGATGCCCGGCTCGCCGAGCCCGAAACCGCCGGCTATGCGCTGACCGACGTATCGGCCGCCTACCGGCTCAGCCAGGCGCTTACCCTGACTTTTGGCATCGACAATCTGTTCGACAAGGGCTATCGCGACTTCCTGGCGGGCTACAATCGGGCCGGTGGCGGCGATATCCCGGTCGGTGCGCGTTTGCCGGGGGCCGGTCGTAATGCGTATGCGAGTCTGGCCGCCCGGTTCTAGTTATCCGGCAGCTGTGGCCTCGAGGTAGCGATGTTGTGCTGAATCATGCCTTCACCCTGAATGCGACCCAGGTCCTGGGGCTGCTTGCCCGGCTGCGGCTGGTCGTAGCCCTGGCCTATGCCGCGGCACTGGCGGTAGCGGCCCTCGTCGGCCAGGCGCTGGCGCCATGGGTCTGGGCCGTACCTGCGGCATTGCTGGTGTTCAACGCCCGGGTCTCGGCCGATCGCGGAACCGCCACGGCCGGGCGAATCGCTCGGCATCTGGGGTTCGACACGCTGGCCCTGTTCATCGTGCTTTGGGCCAGTGGCGGGGCGACCAACCCGTTCGTGTCGCTGTTTCTGGTGCCGGTGGCCATTGCCGGGGTCACGCTGCCGCCGCGCCCGGCCGCCGGTCTCACCACTGCCGCGATCGCGGCCTATACATTGCTGCTGCTGCGCTACCTGCGCAGCGGCCACGGCAGCAGCGCCATGGGCGGTTTCGAGACTCATGTCATCGGCATGTGGCTGAATTTCGTGCTGGCCGCGATCCTGCTGTGCGTATTCCTGCTGGCGGTCACCGCCGCGCTGCGTGTCCGCGAGCGTGAACTGGCCGCCCAGCGGGAACGCCTGCTCCGGGACGATGCCATCGTGTCCGTCGCCACGCTGGCCGCCGGCGCCGCCCACGCCTTGAACACGCCGCTGGGCACGATCGCGCTGGCGGCCGAATCGCTGGAAGCGCATCCGGACCTGCCCGACGACGCCCGGGCCGAGGTCGACACCATCAATGCCCAGGCCCAGGTCTGTGCCGCCCAGCTGCGCCAGCTCGTCGACGCCCACCGGCCGGACCCAGACGCGCAGGCGAGCGTGGCCGGTTTCGCGACCGGCGTGATCGAGCGCTGGCGTGCGCGCCGGCCGGAGATCGACAGCGCGGTCACCGGCCTGGACCGGCTGCCGGCCGCGCCGCTGCGCAACGATCCGGCGCTGGCCCAGGCGTTTCAGAACCTGCTGGATAACGCCGCCGACGCCTCGCTGGCCGCCGATTGCGCGCGGGTGGCCATCGACTGGGGCTGCGAACCGGGCGAGGACGACGGCCCGGCTACCTTACGGCTGTCGATTGACGACAACGGTCGTGACGGCGATCCGGGGTTCATCGACGGTGTCGGACTCACCAGCACCAAGCCCGGCGGGCTCGGCCTGGGGGTGACCCTGGCACGGGCGAGCATCGTGCGGCTGGGCGGACGGCTGAGCTGGCACTCGCGCCCGGGCGGCGGCATGCGCACCGAGGTACGTCTGCCGATGGCCGCGCTGGCCAACGACCTGCGCGTGCTGTCGTCATGAGCCTGAAGGTGCTGCTCGTCGAAGACGATACGGCCTTCGCCGCCACGCTCGCGCGCTCGCTGACCCGGCTGGGCCACGACCCGACGACGGCGTCCACGCCGGAGGCGGCCTTGGCGGCGGTGGAAAACGCCCGTTTCGATGCCGCCGTGGTGGATCTGCGTCTGGGCGAACGCAGTGGCCTGGCCCTGATCGAGCCGCTGCTGGCCGCCGACGCGGAACTGCGCATCCTCATGCTCACCGGCTTTGCCAGCATCGCGACGGCGATTCATGCGATCAAGCTCGGGGCGTGCAACTATCTGCCCAAACCCGCTACTGCACGCCAGATCCTGGCCGCGCTGGACGAGCCGGCCGATACCCCGGCCCCCGAACCGCCCGGTCAGACATCGCTGCGGCGACTGGAGTGGGAGCATATTCAGCAGGTGCTGGCCGCGCACGAGTACAATATCTCGGCGACGGCGCGCGCGCTGGGCATGCATCGGCGCACGCTCCAGCGCAAGCTGGCCAAGAAGCCGGTACGCGAGTAGGCCGGCTTCCGGCTCAGTCGCCCGCCGCCTCTCGAGACCGGCTGTTGCAGTATTCCACCATGCCGGCGTCCGAGCTGGCCCGGCGTTCGGGCCGCGCGACGCGCTCGTCTTCGCGGTAGAGCGGACACTCGCGCAGCCGGCCGTCGTCATCGTAGACCGCCCATAATCCAGTACGCCGGCCCGTGTCGTCGTAGTCGCCTGCCTCGACCGGATAGCCCCACGGGTTGATCGCCTGCCAGTGGCCGACCCGCTTGCCGTGGTCGTAGCGGCCGTGCCAGGTCCTGCGGCGCGCCGTGGTTTCGATCCAGGCGCCTTGCTTGGCGCCGTCGGCATAGCGGCCCTGTTCGAGCAGGTCGCCGTTTTCGTCGTAGCGGGCGTAGTCGCCGTCTTGGGTGCCGTGGTCGTAGTGGCTGCGCTCAATGAGTTGGCCGTCGCGGCTCACGGTGAATACGCCCTCGCGCCGCCCGTTGGCATAGGTGCCGATGCTCTGCTGGCCGTTGTAGGCGATCTCGATGAACGGGCCCTGGCGTGTGCCGTGTACCCAGGTGGTCGCGCGCAGGGGCTTGCCGTCGAGCGTTTCGTATTCGCCGCCGTGGCGCTGTCCCTGATCGTCGTACTGGATCGTCGTGGTGCGGTGGTTTTCGTCGGCCTCGAAGAAGCGGCCCACGCGATGATGGTGGCGCAGCTCGCGGCGATAGACCAGCTTGCCCTCGCCGTCGAAACGGACTTCGATTTCCCGCGCCTGGCCGGGGAAGCCCGTGATGTGCGCGTAGACATAGCCGTGATCATCGAAGTATTCGCGCACCTCGCGCGGCGGCTCGGCGTCGCGCAGATGACGTACGCGGATCTTCGGCCGGCCGTCGTCGTATTCGGTCTTGGCCAGGAGGTTGTTGGCGCTATCGAACACGGTCTTCACGGTCACCCGGCTGTTTACGTCGTAGCGCTTGACGATCTGTTGGCCCACGCGTTCGCCGTGACGGTAATGGGCGATTTCGCTTAGCTGGCCGGCGGCCTGGTCGTGCCAGTAGCGCTCAGGGCCGTCTTTCTTGCCGTCGATATAATGGGTTTCGCTGATCGTGGCGCCGGCTTCGTATTGGCGAAACCAGCCCTGCGGTTCCCCGTGGCGATAATGGCCGCGGCTGGTCAGGCCCGGCTGCATGCCCGTGGTGTACTGCTCGGTCAGGCCGTCGAGCTGATCGTCGCGATAGTCCTCGATACGCCAGACCTGGCCCTGCACGTACTCGACGTGCACGCCGTTGCGCTGATCGTTTTTATAATGGGTGATGCTATTGAGCTCGCCGTCGACATACCGGCGGGCCTGGCCGTCGCGCTTGCCGTCGCGATACGGGGTTTCGCTTTCGAGCCGGCCCTGGTCGTCGAAGGTCGTGACCAGACCCTGCTGGCGGGCCTGGGCATCGGTGGTGCCGACTTCGGCCAGGCGGTGTTCGCCGGTCATGCGATAGAGCTGATAGGCGCCGACCCAGGTGACGTCGGTGTCGCCGGCTTCGGGTTGTTCCACGTAGCCGCGCATACGCAGGGCATCGTCTTCGATCCGGCGCAGCTCGGCCGGCCAGCCGATGCCGTCGCGTTCATCGGCCACGCTCAGCCGATAGCTGGCGCGCGCCTGGCTGTCGACCGGATACAACCCGTCGTCGAACCAGAACACGGTCGCGGCCCGGGCCGTGAGCGCGTAGCCCAGCACGGCGGCGGCGATTAGCAGCGTCCGGGCGAGGGCGGTCAGCCGCCGGGCGTGGCTCGGCCGGTTCGCATTTGGCGCGGCGGCGATCATGCCGGGCGCGTCCGGTCCTGGCGCGCGCGTACGGCCTGATCGTCTTGCAATGCCCGGGCGGCGGCGTCGGCCGGCTTGCCGTGGGTCATCTGCCAGCGATGAATCGTGCCGTCGCGTCGATGGTCGGCCTGTTCGCCGTGCAGCCGGCCTTCGTCGTCGTAGCGACGCCATTCGTAGCCGCCCTCGTAGGTCTCATCGATCTGCAGGCCGGTCTTCTTGCCGTCCACGACTTCCTCGCGATATATGATCCCGCCGTCGACGGCATAGCGCGTGACGATCCGGTGCGGCGTGTCGGCGAAGATGATCCGGCGGGCCACGAGATGGCCGGTGTTGGAAAAGTTCTCGGTAACGCGCTGCTCGCGGCCTTGATCGTCGGTTTCGATCCGCTCCTCGACCTTGCGCGGGCTGCCCTTGATCGGCCAGAACTGGGTTCGGCGCAGTCGGCGCTTGTCATCCCCCAGCACGCGTTCTTCGTCCAGACGCCCGCCGCTGTACTCCTGCAGCAGGCCGTATAGCTTGCCGTCGCGATAGTGGTATACCGCGTCAAGATGGCCCGCCGCCTGGTCTTCCCACCGCCGCTCGACGCCGTTCTTCTTGTCGTCGACGTACTGGGTTTCCTTGAGCAGCGCACCGTCGAGCGACCATATACGTTCCCAGCCGTTGAGCTTGCCGGCGCGATAGTGGGCACGCCGGGTGAGCACCTGCGGCGAGCGGCCGTAGCCGTATTCTTCGACCACACCGTCGATCTTGCCGTCGTGCAGTTCCATGAGCTTGCGAATACGCCCGTCGCGATAGGTGGTCTGAATGCCTTCCGACTTGCCGTCGACCAGCGGGGTGAGATGACGCAGCTCGCCGCGGACATAGCGCCGGCCCATGCCCTGCATCACGCCGTCGACATAGGGGGTTTCGTAGGCGAGATCGCCGTCCCGGCTGAATCCGACGGCCAGGCCGTTGAGTTCGCCGGCCAAGTTGCGGGTACCCACTTCCTCGAGTTTGTGCTCGCCGGCGAATCGGTAGAGCTGGTAGGCGCCCACCCATGTCTGATCGGCATCGCGCAGGTCGGGGGTGGAGCTATAACCGCGAAAATGCAGCTGGTCGTCGCGGATACGACGGATCTCGACCGGCCAGCCGGGCCCGTCGCGCTCGTCGGCCACGATGGCCTTGTGCGTGGCGTTGGCCTTGGCCACGGCTTCGAAGTCGTCGTCGAGCCAGTAGGTCTGGGCCGCGAACGCGCCGGCGGCCTGTAGTATCAGCCCGGCAACGAGCGCGGTCTGCAACGCGTAGCGATAAATCGAGCGATTCATTGCAGGCCCTCGAGATGGGTATGCCAGCGTTTCTCGATTGGCTCGCCCGAGAACGTCACCGACTTCACCCGCGCGATCCGGCCCCAGAAGCGGATACGCCCGGCATCGTCCAGATAATCGGCCACGGCGTGGTTCGCACCTTCGACGCGCCAATCGTCGAGCTGGATGTCCGGTGTCATGTCCTTGAGCATGGGCCGTACGAGCTTGCCGCGGGCGTCGAGAAAACGATGGCTGTCGAAAAAGCGCTTGGCTTTCTGATCCGGGTCGATTTCGCCATCGAACACGGTATCGACATCGACCAGCCACGGTTTGTCGCTGTCGGCATTCACCTCGCGTACCTGCCAGGCGGGCCGGCCGGGGCAGCGCAGCGTGGTAATGACATCGATGCCGTAGAAATAGATGCGCACACCATCGTCGGTCATCAGCTGCCACGGCGCGGTATCCGGATGTTCGCCCGTGCGACGGCTGCCGATGCCGAAACCGGCCGCCCGCTCGTCGTCGGGCCGCCAGACCAGGGCATGGCCGGATTCGGTCGGGGCGTCGGCGCTCAGCTCACAGGCCGAGCCCACGCCGATGGGCAAACGCATGGCCAGCTGATTCTCCTCCACGCCTTCGGGGGCAACGTCGTTCAGGCTCAGCGACGCATCGTCGGGAACCTCGTCGATATACAGTTCGCGCGTCTCCGGCGGCGGCAGTTCGCGGTTGGAATAACGCTGCTGCCGGCTGGTGAACGTCACGTCGTGCGTGCTCGGCCCGGGCATGTTCTTGTATAACTTCAGCCCGAAAGCATTGCCCGTGCCTTCGACGAGAATCTGCTGCACCCAGGCATCGGGGGCGTCGACGCGCGCCAGCAGGGTGCGATCCGAAGGCGTCAAACCCTCGTGGGCTTTTTGGCTGATCCGTGCCGACAGGTCGCGCGCAAAGACCGCACTGCTGTCAAAGATATAGAACGTCTGCTCGGTGCCCGACAGGATCAGCCGCCAGCCGTCGTCGGTGGGCACCGCGCGTGCCTGTGCGGCGCCGGCGTGCAGTTCGGTGGGCGTATCGGCCAGTGGAATTTCGACATGCTCGGGTTCGGCGGGTACGGCGTAGTCGAATTGGGCCTCGACCTCGGTGATGCGATCCAGCCCGGCATCCTGCCAGCCCAACGGCAGCAGGCGCACGGTGGTGTTCATGCTGCCCTGTGCATAGTCGGGCCCGATGGACTCCAGCACCAGCGGGATATCCAGCGTCTTGCCGTCGGCGTCGCGCAGGGTGAGGCCTTTGAGCGTCGACATGCCCAGGTTTTTGTCGATGCCGATATCGTGCGCGAGCGTGAGCACCAGCGCGTTGTCGGCCTCGTCGATCGAGAAACTCGGGTCGGCGTCGGCATACGGCGTCTCGGCCGGGTTGAACCCGCGCCCGCGGTCGGCTTCACTCGGTCGGTGCGCCAGGGGCAGCTCGACCTCGTCCGATCGTTGGCCCATCTGTCCCGTGGCGCGTAGTTGATCCAGACCGTTCGCCAAGGAACCGAGCGCGGGATCGTCGACGGCGTGCATGGTCATGATCGTATGCATATGGCCGCTTCGGTCGTCGGTCTGGACGTCCTGATCGCTGATCAGGGTCATCGCATCGATCCAGCCGCCGTCGCGATCCACGCGCATGCGCCCGTGCACCGCGGTGACGCGCATACGGGCGTTGTCGTCGGAGCCGCCGATCGGGGTATAGGCGCTGTCGGCATCGTCGGCGCGCTCGAGTGTGACGGTCACGCTGTCGTCGGTGACCGTATCGACGGTCAGGGTAAGCGCGGGCATGCCCTGAAACGCATCGACCGTGATCTGTGCGCCCTCGCGGGCCGGCAGTTTCTCGGTGAGTGACGGGGCAGCCAGTTGTTGCGTGAACTGATCGGTCTGCGTTGTGCCGGCGCGTTCGCTGAACTCGTCCCAGGCGCGCTGGTTGACCGCGTCCAGGCGTGTGTCGCCGTTTTTGCGATCCATGATCAGTTCGAAGCCGTCGCTCATCAGATCGGCGATCGGCATGCGGCGGTGCTTGTCCGGCCTGGCGCTGGAAAACAGCGTATGCCCGTCACCGTCGGCGACATCGATGAAGCGCGGCTGGACATGCAGCTTGAGCGTCGGGCCCGCGCCGTCGACGCGATATCGCATCACG from the Salinisphaera sp. T31B1 genome contains:
- a CDS encoding response regulator; protein product: MSLKVLLVEDDTAFAATLARSLTRLGHDPTTASTPEAALAAVENARFDAAVVDLRLGERSGLALIEPLLAADAELRILMLTGFASIATAIHAIKLGACNYLPKPATARQILAALDEPADTPAPEPPGQTSLRRLEWEHIQQVLAAHEYNISATARALGMHRRTLQRKLAKKPVRE
- a CDS encoding TonB-dependent receptor, yielding MRGIGWLIGLGGLAIVGPASAQTAAPGTRAGQTGLAPIAVVSDRPEGRSITANPPVQAADTAAALQDVPGAALLDNGRVSGQAQYRGLSGYRNNVRIDGMGIDSGGPNWMDPPLHYAPAALVERVRVTRGIPSVADSVDAIGTVVEAETDRGDYAADDRLSFGGRLSSTIRSVDNGHSVGGRVQAASRRTKVGLSGATDRAGDTRTPFGRIRASSVARDQYGLDFGHRSGLGETTGFVRHQDTGRTGTPSLPLDIEFFDTTLAQLGHRATLGRTTIETRVSFDHVDHRMTNFELRRPPDFSPLNGTAADRRFIDARSQGYGAEVDIDHRLFGGTLSGGFDTHLAQHDATVGNPDNPMFFVDAFDAIRRDYYSGYTQWAGPLTGRWTGELGARYTHVVMDAGPGGVAAGLPRPAQNLAAGFASADRHTTDDNVDVVARLARGFGQRWTGYLGLGRKTRSPYYIERYAYIPLEATAGLADGNNHVGDIGLAPEVAYEINLGTDFEGQRLTFSPQLFYRRVNDYITGVAVDDTPGIVDSDVERVSAVNGDPTPLRYANVEAELYGADLSAGYALAPTWQLEGGGGYTRGRRVDTGDDLYRIAPANLRARLIWSPTDWRLALTQRYVFAQHRVSETHADARLAEPETAGYALTDVSAAYRLSQALTLTFGIDNLFDKGYRDFLAGYNRAGGGDIPVGARLPGAGRNAYASLAARF
- a CDS encoding bile acid:sodium symporter family protein, with product MKRPAFIPDNFIIALVGAIVLASFLPISGMAATIYGHVTTAAIALLFFLHGAKLSREAVYAGATNWRLHLCVLIATFALFPLIGLASRPLLLGWLTPELFAGLLFLCVLPSTVQSSIAFTSVARGNVPAAVCSASLSNLLGVFITPLLAGLLISTQGSAGVSLDAVTSIFLEILLPFVLGQVARRWVGGWVAAHPKLVKFVDQGSIVLVVYGAFSASVHEGLWQQLPLSALIVLAVVVTVLLAIVMLVTFAIGRRFFAREDEIVLLFCGSKKSLASGIPIAKVLFASGTLGSVVLPLMLFHQIQLLVCAYVARRYGLAADAADAARAGKTAPVAGRS
- a CDS encoding MFS transporter codes for the protein MHEQTIARRSWGIAAIAFVGGVGGGAVFPILPVIGRDLGISGFMIGLILSANRITRLGFNPITGSLLDRFGARWPVTAGLVIEAAGTLMFSMALSASHPEAWFLAGRIVWGIGSSLLLVGALAAIMAVAPAARRGGMTARVRTAVSLGLPAGLVIGGLVADRISVNAAFLTATGLSLVGAVGALFLLPDRARIEQAPPTTRGRGSPRVQAWRELLAMPTLRIIFAANALLFFTVSGVLLATVALLVDARGLYVFGLGAEGSSGLLMAVLMAARATSALASGRYLDRSARRTGLLLPAMGLLAAGFVALGQARHPGMAALGLLVIGAGAGGLTIPMITLLGDIAPRPLHGRALSIYQWSSDFGGALGPAAGLELGRWLGFGWTYAVMGVAVLSMAFPLRWLAAGEPKRPG
- a CDS encoding metallophosphoesterase translates to MKFGVIGDIHGCWDAADTAFFNTAGYDMLLFVGDFARVTAATPVARRLSGLTTPAWAIAGNHDGVTLTQLLAEIKRRRLVQRIGALGMARRVRRMERAMAPVRLGGYTLARLGDDLGLIVARPHAMGPDRFYYRHYLKRHYGVHDFQSSAERLKRLVDDSPRDLILLAHNGPAGLGTTPADIFGCDFNPDHGDFGDPDLRDAITHARATGRRVRAVLAGHMHHRSKHTGQWRRTAVDDGQTLFLNCARVPRIEQAGTRRHHLMLNITGHGIEAETRFVDATGRIVEQMPIEADAVAG
- a CDS encoding ATP-binding protein, with the protein product MLNHAFTLNATQVLGLLARLRLVVALAYAAALAVAALVGQALAPWVWAVPAALLVFNARVSADRGTATAGRIARHLGFDTLALFIVLWASGGATNPFVSLFLVPVAIAGVTLPPRPAAGLTTAAIAAYTLLLLRYLRSGHGSSAMGGFETHVIGMWLNFVLAAILLCVFLLAVTAALRVRERELAAQRERLLRDDAIVSVATLAAGAAHALNTPLGTIALAAESLEAHPDLPDDARAEVDTINAQAQVCAAQLRQLVDAHRPDPDAQASVAGFATGVIERWRARRPEIDSAVTGLDRLPAAPLRNDPALAQAFQNLLDNAADASLAADCARVAIDWGCEPGEDDGPATLRLSIDDNGRDGDPGFIDGVGLTSTKPGGLGLGVTLARASIVRLGGRLSWHSRPGGGMRTEVRLPMAALANDLRVLSS